In the Parus major isolate Abel chromosome 4A, Parus_major1.1, whole genome shotgun sequence genome, one interval contains:
- the FHL1 gene encoding four and a half LIM domains protein 1 isoform X2, producing MSERFDCHYCRDPLQGKKYVQKEGRHCCVKCFEKICANTCTECKKPIGADSKELHFKNRYWHDSCFRCFKCYTSLVNEPFMLRENNKVWCSNCTAAADAPRCKGCFKPIIAGDQNVEYKKMVWHKDCFTCSQCKQVIGSGSFFPKGDEFYCVSCHEHKFAKTCAKCKNPITSGGLTYQEQPWHSECFICSNCKKQLGGKRFTAVEDQFYCVECYKECVAKKCAGCKNPITGFGRGTSVVNYEDESWHDYCFKCTKCARGLANKRFVCHNGKIYCAECPKRL from the exons ATGTCAGAGCGCTTCGACTGCCACTACTGCCGTGACCCCTTGCAGGGCAAGAAGTACGTGCAGAAGGAGGGGCGGCACTGCTGCGTCAAGTGCTTCGAGAAGATCTGCGCCAACACCTGCACCGAGTGCAAGAAACCCATCGGGGCCGACTCCAAG GAGCTGCATTTCAAGAACCGCTACTGGCACGACAGCTGCTTCCGCTGCTTCAAGTGCTACACGTCCCTGGTCAACGAGCCCTTCATGCTGCGGGAGAACAACAAGGTTTGGTGCAGCAACTGCACTGCTGCTGCGGATGCACCCAGGTGCAAGGGCTGCTTCAAGCCCATTATTGCAG GAGACCAAAATGTTGAGTACAAGAAGATGGTCTGGCACAAGGACTGCTTCACCTGCAGCCAGTGCAAGCAAGTGATTGGATCTGGAAGCTTCTTCCCCAAGGGTGATGAATTCTACTGTGTCTCCTGCCATGAGCACAAGTTTGCCAAGACCTGTGCTAAGTGCAAGAAT CCCATCACTTCTGGAGGCCTCACTTACCAGGAACAGCCTTGGCATTCCGAGTGTTTCATTTGCTCCAACTGCAAGAAGCAACTGGGTGGGAAGCGCTTCACAGCTGTGGAGGATCAGTTTTACTGTGTTGAATGCTACAAGGAGTGTGTTGCCAAGAAGTGTGCTGGATGCAAGAATCCTATTACAG GATTTGGAAGAGGAACCAGTGTGGTTAACTACGAAGATGAATCCTGGCACGATTACTGTTTCAAATGCACAAAGTGTGCCCGTGGTCTGGCCAACAAGCGCTTTGTTTGCCATAATGGAAAAATTTATTGTGCTGAGTGTCCCAAACGACTGTAA
- the FHL1 gene encoding four and a half LIM domains protein 1 isoform X3 produces MAFHRHTGPGSYTVGTMSERFDCHYCRDPLQGKKYVQKEGRHCCVKCFEKICANTCTECKKPIGADSKELHFKNRYWHDSCFRCFKCYTSLVNEPFMLRENNKVWCSNCTAAADAPRCKGCFKPIIAGDQNVEYKKMVWHKDCFTCSQCKQVIGSGSFFPKGDEFYCVSCHEHKFAKTCAKCKNPITSGGLTYQEQPWHSECFICSNCKKQLGGKRFTAVEDQFYCVECYKECVAKKCAGCKNPITAGFGRGTSVVNYEDESWHDYCFKCTKCARGLANKRFVCHNGKIYCAECPKRL; encoded by the exons ATGGCTTTCCACAGGCACACAG GGCCTGGCAGCTACACCGTGGGCACGATGTCAGAGCGCTTCGACTGCCACTACTGCCGTGACCCCTTGCAGGGCAAGAAGTACGTGCAGAAGGAGGGGCGGCACTGCTGCGTCAAGTGCTTCGAGAAGATCTGCGCCAACACCTGCACCGAGTGCAAGAAACCCATCGGGGCCGACTCCAAG GAGCTGCATTTCAAGAACCGCTACTGGCACGACAGCTGCTTCCGCTGCTTCAAGTGCTACACGTCCCTGGTCAACGAGCCCTTCATGCTGCGGGAGAACAACAAGGTTTGGTGCAGCAACTGCACTGCTGCTGCGGATGCACCCAGGTGCAAGGGCTGCTTCAAGCCCATTATTGCAG GAGACCAAAATGTTGAGTACAAGAAGATGGTCTGGCACAAGGACTGCTTCACCTGCAGCCAGTGCAAGCAAGTGATTGGATCTGGAAGCTTCTTCCCCAAGGGTGATGAATTCTACTGTGTCTCCTGCCATGAGCACAAGTTTGCCAAGACCTGTGCTAAGTGCAAGAAT CCCATCACTTCTGGAGGCCTCACTTACCAGGAACAGCCTTGGCATTCCGAGTGTTTCATTTGCTCCAACTGCAAGAAGCAACTGGGTGGGAAGCGCTTCACAGCTGTGGAGGATCAGTTTTACTGTGTTGAATGCTACAAGGAGTGTGTTGCCAAGAAGTGTGCTGGATGCAAGAATCCTATTACAG CAGGATTTGGAAGAGGAACCAGTGTGGTTAACTACGAAGATGAATCCTGGCACGATTACTGTTTCAAATGCACAAAGTGTGCCCGTGGTCTGGCCAACAAGCGCTTTGTTTGCCATAATGGAAAAATTTATTGTGCTGAGTGTCCCAAACGACTGTAA
- the FHL1 gene encoding four and a half LIM domains protein 1 isoform X4, with protein MAFHRHTGPGSYTVGTMSERFDCHYCRDPLQGKKYVQKEGRHCCVKCFEKICANTCTECKKPIGADSKELHFKNRYWHDSCFRCFKCYTSLVNEPFMLRENNKVWCSNCTAAADAPRCKGCFKPIIAGDQNVEYKKMVWHKDCFTCSQCKQVIGSGSFFPKGDEFYCVSCHEHKFAKTCAKCKNPITSGGLTYQEQPWHSECFICSNCKKQLGGKRFTAVEDQFYCVECYKECVAKKCAGCKNPITGFGRGTSVVNYEDESWHDYCFKCTKCARGLANKRFVCHNGKIYCAECPKRL; from the exons ATGGCTTTCCACAGGCACACAG GGCCTGGCAGCTACACCGTGGGCACGATGTCAGAGCGCTTCGACTGCCACTACTGCCGTGACCCCTTGCAGGGCAAGAAGTACGTGCAGAAGGAGGGGCGGCACTGCTGCGTCAAGTGCTTCGAGAAGATCTGCGCCAACACCTGCACCGAGTGCAAGAAACCCATCGGGGCCGACTCCAAG GAGCTGCATTTCAAGAACCGCTACTGGCACGACAGCTGCTTCCGCTGCTTCAAGTGCTACACGTCCCTGGTCAACGAGCCCTTCATGCTGCGGGAGAACAACAAGGTTTGGTGCAGCAACTGCACTGCTGCTGCGGATGCACCCAGGTGCAAGGGCTGCTTCAAGCCCATTATTGCAG GAGACCAAAATGTTGAGTACAAGAAGATGGTCTGGCACAAGGACTGCTTCACCTGCAGCCAGTGCAAGCAAGTGATTGGATCTGGAAGCTTCTTCCCCAAGGGTGATGAATTCTACTGTGTCTCCTGCCATGAGCACAAGTTTGCCAAGACCTGTGCTAAGTGCAAGAAT CCCATCACTTCTGGAGGCCTCACTTACCAGGAACAGCCTTGGCATTCCGAGTGTTTCATTTGCTCCAACTGCAAGAAGCAACTGGGTGGGAAGCGCTTCACAGCTGTGGAGGATCAGTTTTACTGTGTTGAATGCTACAAGGAGTGTGTTGCCAAGAAGTGTGCTGGATGCAAGAATCCTATTACAG GATTTGGAAGAGGAACCAGTGTGGTTAACTACGAAGATGAATCCTGGCACGATTACTGTTTCAAATGCACAAAGTGTGCCCGTGGTCTGGCCAACAAGCGCTTTGTTTGCCATAATGGAAAAATTTATTGTGCTGAGTGTCCCAAACGACTGTAA
- the FHL1 gene encoding four and a half LIM domains protein 1 isoform X1 — protein sequence MSERFDCHYCRDPLQGKKYVQKEGRHCCVKCFEKICANTCTECKKPIGADSKELHFKNRYWHDSCFRCFKCYTSLVNEPFMLRENNKVWCSNCTAAADAPRCKGCFKPIIAGDQNVEYKKMVWHKDCFTCSQCKQVIGSGSFFPKGDEFYCVSCHEHKFAKTCAKCKNPITSGGLTYQEQPWHSECFICSNCKKQLGGKRFTAVEDQFYCVECYKECVAKKCAGCKNPITAGFGRGTSVVNYEDESWHDYCFKCTKCARGLANKRFVCHNGKIYCAECPKRL from the exons ATGTCAGAGCGCTTCGACTGCCACTACTGCCGTGACCCCTTGCAGGGCAAGAAGTACGTGCAGAAGGAGGGGCGGCACTGCTGCGTCAAGTGCTTCGAGAAGATCTGCGCCAACACCTGCACCGAGTGCAAGAAACCCATCGGGGCCGACTCCAAG GAGCTGCATTTCAAGAACCGCTACTGGCACGACAGCTGCTTCCGCTGCTTCAAGTGCTACACGTCCCTGGTCAACGAGCCCTTCATGCTGCGGGAGAACAACAAGGTTTGGTGCAGCAACTGCACTGCTGCTGCGGATGCACCCAGGTGCAAGGGCTGCTTCAAGCCCATTATTGCAG GAGACCAAAATGTTGAGTACAAGAAGATGGTCTGGCACAAGGACTGCTTCACCTGCAGCCAGTGCAAGCAAGTGATTGGATCTGGAAGCTTCTTCCCCAAGGGTGATGAATTCTACTGTGTCTCCTGCCATGAGCACAAGTTTGCCAAGACCTGTGCTAAGTGCAAGAAT CCCATCACTTCTGGAGGCCTCACTTACCAGGAACAGCCTTGGCATTCCGAGTGTTTCATTTGCTCCAACTGCAAGAAGCAACTGGGTGGGAAGCGCTTCACAGCTGTGGAGGATCAGTTTTACTGTGTTGAATGCTACAAGGAGTGTGTTGCCAAGAAGTGTGCTGGATGCAAGAATCCTATTACAG CAGGATTTGGAAGAGGAACCAGTGTGGTTAACTACGAAGATGAATCCTGGCACGATTACTGTTTCAAATGCACAAAGTGTGCCCGTGGTCTGGCCAACAAGCGCTTTGTTTGCCATAATGGAAAAATTTATTGTGCTGAGTGTCCCAAACGACTGTAA